The Mucilaginibacter rubeus genomic interval TTTCGGCGGTTAATATTTCGGGAATGGCCTTGCTGCCTAACTGAACAGTTTTGCTGCCGGTTTCTTCGGGTTTAATCACTGCCAGATAGCTTCGTTTTAATTCAGTTTGCAGGTTTTTAAGCTGCTGGGGCTGTAAATAGTCGTCTTTGTAGTTCCAGATATCAAGTTTGGCCACTTCAAAATCAACAAGGGTTGTATCGGCAGGTTTAGGAATAGGGGCGGTGCCAAAGAAAAGGTTATTGCCACTTTTACTGAAACTTACCTTACCATCGCCGCTTACCGCCCAATTGTTGGGTATACCGGCAAACCCGGCGGCCGCAATAACATCCGCGCTATCTTTTGTTGTATTATAATAATAAAGCTTGAAAGGTTTCACTAAGGCCTTTTCCGGGTTCTTTTCAGCAGTAAAAGCTATTTGCCTGCCGGCATCGTCAATGCTGATGTTATGGTAATTGCCACGGCCGGTACTCAGTCTTTTGACTGTGTTTTTTTCTGAGTCGAACAGATACAGGCCGGATGTAATTTCTTTTTGTTTGGCTGCTGCTGTAACGGCAAAGGCTATCCATTTGCCGTTTTTGCTTACCTGGTATTCGGTAACATATTTAAAGCTGCGTTCGGTGCCTGTTTTTAGTTTTCTAACCGTAAGGTCTGCACCTTCATGGGTAGGTGGGGCTACGGTTGCTGCTACCGCTTTCTTTGATGTATCGCCGGTTGCTGCTTTCCTGAGTGTATCGGCTGTTGCCAGATAGGCGATAACGGGTGCATCCTCCGCTACTTTAAATGAACGGATAGCCGGCACTTTAGTAACAGCTGAAGATCCCAACGCAACTATGCCTAAGGTATCTTTTGGGAAATCGGCCTGCTTTTTTTTCTTGATTTTGGCCTGCCTGGTATCCTTGTAAAATGGGCGGATCAGGCATACGGCAAATTTCGAATCGCTGGTTAGTTTAACTGTGTCAGCGCGTGGTATCGTTAGTGTCCCTGTATTTTTAGCTGTTTTGATGATAAGCTCGGCATCCCCCTGTTGTGGTTTTATTACATAGCCTATCCATTTACCATCATTACTGATACGCTGACCGGCTATACTTTGCCATCCATCAAAAACACTATGGTCTAAGGGCTTTTTGCTTGTCTTTTGGGCAAAACCATGAAAGCCAAGAGCCAATAACAGGCTGGTTGAAAGTAAAAGTTTCCGCATACAGGATAGATGTCAAACCTAAATATGCTTAAAACTTATGGTTAAAAGAAATTAACCATGGTAAAGTTACAATTGATGTTGGATAGCTATGTGTGGTATTATGCGTTGGGAGGTTTGCTAAATAATCTTTTTGTTACCCGAAAAGCCTTGTTTAAGGCGCTCAACAACTGACGTTAAACCGGTGGCTGATTGTGCCCATATATCTAAAGTGTTTAATACCGCCGGATTGTTGACTGATTGTTTATTCGCGGCCAATACTTCTACATAAATGTCGAGTAGTTTTTTTGAATTGGTTAAAGGTTTTTCGGCCATGTTACCAACACAGGCCGCGAGTAATTTTTCCAGCTCAACGTCATGGGCGGACGAAATATGAAGCATGCCGGAAAGAATAAGGTCTGTAAAACGCTTAAGTGGTGCAAGCCCGTTCTGTTCGTGTTTACCGATTATTTCCCCCAACTGCTGGCTATCTATGGTTTTCTCACGAACTCCTTTTATCCACAATTCGGCTGCATATAACCGAACGGTTTTATCGTTAAGCAGCATACATGTTGCAATAAACAAATGCCCCATCAAACCATATACATAATTTAAGGTCATTAAAGTTTCGAGGCTGCTGATAACCAGCCGCTTTTCATTTTCTCCTGCTAAATCAAAATAGCGAAATGCTTCTTTGTTAATATAGGCAAGCCAATGCTCGGGCCAGTTTGGATTCAGGTATATAAATCGTTTGATATCATTGTGTTCGGCAGAGAGGTGTTTGTATTTCAATTCCAGAAAGTCAAAATAACCTTCGTCATCCGCAATCGGGGTTTTATTGCCGGTGAGTTTACCCCACAAGCTTTTGATGCCAGAAATGGCAGGGCTTACACCTGTTTTATCAATAGACACGGTTACGGTGCTCCGGGTAGCAGGTACTTTTTCATACACTCGTTTTTGATAGTTATATTGTTCTTGTTCGTAATGCTCGATATAAGATGACCACGAAAAGTTGGCTAAAAGGTATGCCTGATTCCACTTACTGTACTGTAACCATTGATGTGCATCATCGCGTCGGTGTGTTAATGCGGCTGCAAGCCAAACTGGTTTAAGCTGATATGTAGGTTTGGGCTGATGCTCTTCGCCTAATATAAATCCTATCAGGTCACGTGCTTCTCCTTGTAAAAGCGCGTTTGCAAGTGAAAGTGCATCAGTATGTTTATCAAAAAAACAACGCATTACAGCTGCCTGGTAATCCATCATCCCCGGTCTTGTCCTTTGGTTTTGATATATGCTGATCCTGCGGATTAACTCTTCAATTGAAACAAGACAAGGCTCATGGGTTGGCGTTGAGAGCAAGGGAACTTGAACTTTATGCTCCAGGATCCATAAAGCATTAAGCAAAACATACTTATGTGGTTTGTAGCCCTTTGAATGGGTAAACACATCCCATGCCTTAATCCCGCTGTCAAACCACTTTGTATCCCGGTTCTTTTCTTTTAATTTATCACGATGCGCGTTGTGAAGCTCCTTGATTGAGCGTGCAGCAGCGGGATGAAATTCAATAAGTAGTAAACCATAGCTTGTGAGGAATTTGGCAAGCATATTATCCAGGTAGCCCCTGGTGCTCACCCAATCATCAGTAATGGTTTTAAATGCTCGTTGAAAGGCCGGCAGCAATTTCCTGATATTCTCTTCGCTCATTTGATCCTGAAATTGAAGAAGCGCCGCAGGTAAAAGATCAAAATGATAAGCCTCATTTTGATCAAACGCCTGGCTGGCCAGGTACACAAGCTCATCAAAGTTTTGCGGGAAGGCTATAGGCTGCCGGTATGCAGGTTCAGTTATTTCAATGAAATTGGCGGCTTCATCATCGGCCGGTTCCTCTGGCATCAGAAAAGGTTCGAGGATAGTTTTAGCCTCAAACAACAGGCCTTGCTGATAAGCGGAAACCGCTTCCCAAACCTCTAACGAAGAGCTATCGGCATATTTTGAAATAAGCTTTGCGGTACGTACCTGCAATTTATCATCCTGGTGAAGGAGTGCCTGGCTTGCCAGTATGCTTATTTCGTTTCGTTTATCCGTATGTTTTTTGGCCAGTTTTTCCAAAATCATCAAGGTATTGGTTACCGTTGTTTTTGATTCGGAAGAGAGCACCAATGGACAGTGCTCAAAAAATGCGATCTCATCAAATCCGTCGTCGCCGGCTATATCTTTAAAATACTTTAATGCTGCATTTATCGGCTTGGAATGTGGTGAGTTAAATGTATTTAACAAATGCAGCTGCAAATCAATTAGCTCCGACTTTGTAGGTTCGAGTTGAATGAGCAGGTCTACAAACCAGCCACACAGGCTTTGATTAAAGTTGCGATTAATGGCAGCGGCAGTGGCGTTTAATATTTCGTTACGCGGTAAAAGTCCCTTCCCTATAAAATCAAGTATGGTTTTTATCCAGAACTGCTCGTTTCCATCAGACCAATGAATCTCGTTACTATATTCAAACAGGTACCAGATGTGCTTTTGCAAAGTGACTGGCTGTTCAAGAAGTACTTGCGGTTCGTAATTTTTTCCTGTTTGAAGAGGACTAAAAATAGCACGCGGTAAAAGCCGGGCAATCATCTGAGCCGATTCTGTAATATATCCACCATCTACCAATTCCATATACCATGTATAGTCGATAAAATGCGGGATAAAATCCGTATCGCCAAAACGGTTGATATAATCGCTGAACCAGCTGGGGCAGTACCAGGGTAATATGGAATCAAGTACCTTCTTTTTGATCACGCTACCCGAGTTTGTCTTCTCAAAATCTTTTCGATTATAAACTACAAAATGTGTAACGCTCAGTATATGGCGTTGAAGATCGGTAGAAAGATATCCATACTCTTCGCCGGTTATTGTTTTTCGTATTGGCCCGAATTTAAAATGTTCGGCATCGAGCTTCTTAAGTTCGGGAACAAATTTCTTTTTATCAGCGTCGGTCAATGATTGCAGTAAGGGGAGAAGGTCTTGCTCTCGTTCTTTTTTTAAAAGTTTTACGTATTGCTCTACAAAGTCGCTCATAGCCGTATGTACTTATTTAGCCAATAATTTTTTTACAGCCAGGATATGTTTGCAAATACCACGCTCGCCCTGGTTTTTACTGAACCACATGCAGGTACAACGTTCTTCGTCGTTCTCTAATAATACCATGTGGTGTACGCCGCTTCCTTCCACTTCGGCTTCTACCCGGTTGCC includes:
- a CDS encoding DUF6493 family protein; this translates as MSDFVEQYVKLLKKEREQDLLPLLQSLTDADKKKFVPELKKLDAEHFKFGPIRKTITGEEYGYLSTDLQRHILSVTHFVVYNRKDFEKTNSGSVIKKKVLDSILPWYCPSWFSDYINRFGDTDFIPHFIDYTWYMELVDGGYITESAQMIARLLPRAIFSPLQTGKNYEPQVLLEQPVTLQKHIWYLFEYSNEIHWSDGNEQFWIKTILDFIGKGLLPRNEILNATAAAINRNFNQSLCGWFVDLLIQLEPTKSELIDLQLHLLNTFNSPHSKPINAALKYFKDIAGDDGFDEIAFFEHCPLVLSSESKTTVTNTLMILEKLAKKHTDKRNEISILASQALLHQDDKLQVRTAKLISKYADSSSLEVWEAVSAYQQGLLFEAKTILEPFLMPEEPADDEAANFIEITEPAYRQPIAFPQNFDELVYLASQAFDQNEAYHFDLLPAALLQFQDQMSEENIRKLLPAFQRAFKTITDDWVSTRGYLDNMLAKFLTSYGLLLIEFHPAAARSIKELHNAHRDKLKEKNRDTKWFDSGIKAWDVFTHSKGYKPHKYVLLNALWILEHKVQVPLLSTPTHEPCLVSIEELIRRISIYQNQRTRPGMMDYQAAVMRCFFDKHTDALSLANALLQGEARDLIGFILGEEHQPKPTYQLKPVWLAAALTHRRDDAHQWLQYSKWNQAYLLANFSWSSYIEHYEQEQYNYQKRVYEKVPATRSTVTVSIDKTGVSPAISGIKSLWGKLTGNKTPIADDEGYFDFLELKYKHLSAEHNDIKRFIYLNPNWPEHWLAYINKEAFRYFDLAGENEKRLVISSLETLMTLNYVYGLMGHLFIATCMLLNDKTVRLYAAELWIKGVREKTIDSQQLGEIIGKHEQNGLAPLKRFTDLILSGMLHISSAHDVELEKLLAACVGNMAEKPLTNSKKLLDIYVEVLAANKQSVNNPAVLNTLDIWAQSATGLTSVVERLKQGFSGNKKII